The Deltaproteobacteria bacterium genome window below encodes:
- a CDS encoding DegT/DnrJ/EryC1/StrS aminotransferase family protein, translating into MESVPPDAFAPATPQVSLEPPPRTAPGWPVFEPDEIAAASAVLASGKVNYWTGGEGKRFEQEFAAWHGVPHALAIANGTLALELALLALDVGPGDDVIVPARTFIASASAAVARGARVVCADVDRDSGVITPATVAAAMTPATRAIVAVHLAGWPVDIDAIRAAVAGRNIAIIEDCAQSHGASLRGRKTGAMGDIAAFSFCQDKIMTTAGEGGMVTTADHGLWSRMWSYKDHGKDWDAVHRTDHPPGFRWLHASFGSNYRMTELQCAIGRLQLGKLASWVARRQRSAAILREQLAGIAGVRVPWPSDEIEHAHYRFYAYVVPERLREGWSRDRIAATATAAGVACMQGSCGEIYREQAFPAAWRPDAPLPVAAELGRTSLAMLVHPTLDDDDVHHAGRTLAEILRAATR; encoded by the coding sequence ATGGAATCCGTGCCGCCCGACGCTTTCGCCCCCGCGACCCCGCAGGTCTCGCTCGAGCCGCCGCCCCGCACCGCGCCCGGCTGGCCAGTCTTCGAACCCGACGAGATCGCAGCGGCCTCGGCGGTGCTCGCGAGCGGCAAGGTCAACTACTGGACCGGCGGCGAGGGCAAGCGCTTCGAGCAGGAGTTCGCGGCGTGGCACGGCGTGCCCCATGCGCTCGCGATCGCCAACGGCACGCTCGCGCTCGAGCTGGCGCTCTTGGCCCTCGACGTCGGGCCCGGCGACGACGTCATCGTGCCCGCGCGGACCTTCATCGCCAGCGCGAGCGCAGCGGTCGCTCGCGGCGCGCGGGTGGTCTGCGCCGACGTCGATCGCGACAGCGGGGTGATCACACCGGCGACCGTCGCCGCCGCGATGACCCCGGCGACGCGCGCGATCGTGGCGGTGCACCTGGCGGGCTGGCCGGTCGACATCGACGCGATCCGTGCCGCGGTCGCGGGGCGCAACATCGCGATCATCGAGGACTGCGCGCAGTCCCACGGCGCCAGCCTGCGCGGACGCAAGACCGGCGCGATGGGTGACATCGCGGCCTTCTCGTTCTGCCAGGACAAGATCATGACCACCGCCGGTGAGGGCGGCATGGTCACCACCGCCGATCATGGGCTGTGGTCGCGCATGTGGAGCTACAAGGACCACGGCAAGGACTGGGACGCGGTGCACCGCACCGATCACCCGCCGGGATTCCGCTGGTTGCACGCCAGCTTCGGCAGCAACTACCGCATGACCGAGCTGCAGTGCGCGATCGGCCGGCTGCAGCTGGGCAAGCTGGCGTCGTGGGTCGCGAGGCGCCAACGCTCGGCCGCGATCCTCCGCGAGCAGTTGGCCGGCATCGCCGGCGTGCGCGTGCCGTGGCCGTCCGACGAGATCGAGCACGCGCACTACCGCTTCTACGCCTACGTGGTGCCCGAGCGCCTGCGCGAGGGCTGGAGTCGCGATCGCATCGCGGCCACGGCGACCGCGGCCGGGGTCGCGTGCATGCAGGGCAGCTGCGGCGAGATCTACCGCGAGCAGGCGTTCCCCGCGGCGTGGCGGCCCGATGCACCGTTGCCGGTCGCCGCCGAGCTGGGCCGCACCAGCCTCGCGATGCTGGTGCACCCGACCCTCGACGACGACGACGTCCACCATGCCGGCCGCACGCTGGCGGAGATCCTGCGGGCCGCGACCCGCTGA
- a CDS encoding lipopolysaccharide biosynthesis protein, producing MPSRPEHEPGRARQTGWALLGRVAYGACQLGLLVAITRLGGRADIGDFSLALAVTAPPMVFANLQLRALYATDVDARFSWRSYAIVRVVATAFALVACVALAAAHHGQARWAIAWLAVAKAAETLSDLQHGVFQRRGRMECFGQSMTLRGVGSIAAVAITLAVGAGLSWAMAAMALTWIAALALFDWPRARALRVPGTRGDATVRLLLQGLPLGTVFLLDSLHQNLPRYFVEATLGTASLGLFAPMAYMVTIGSAFAFAIAAPQAPRLAELARRGQARELLARTRRMSLRTGALGLVGVALAWSLGAPVLGVVFGPAWAAEAHTLVVVAIAGTLHFAMVPVMLALTAARALAIQLTCYLAAIVGCALACAAWLPTGGIAAAASASAIGMACGLVTATLALRRRAAAMEATA from the coding sequence GTGCCGTCGCGTCCTGAGCACGAGCCCGGCCGCGCCCGCCAGACTGGCTGGGCGCTGCTGGGGCGCGTGGCCTACGGCGCGTGTCAGCTGGGCCTCCTGGTCGCGATCACGCGGCTGGGTGGTCGCGCCGACATCGGTGACTTCTCGCTCGCGCTGGCGGTCACAGCCCCGCCGATGGTGTTCGCCAACCTGCAGCTGCGGGCGCTCTACGCCACCGACGTCGACGCTCGCTTCAGCTGGCGCAGCTACGCCATCGTGCGCGTGGTCGCCACCGCCTTCGCGCTGGTGGCCTGCGTGGCGCTGGCTGCCGCCCATCACGGCCAGGCCCGCTGGGCGATCGCGTGGCTGGCGGTCGCCAAGGCGGCCGAGACGCTGTCGGATCTCCAGCACGGGGTCTTCCAGCGGCGCGGTCGCATGGAGTGCTTCGGGCAGTCGATGACACTGCGCGGCGTCGGCAGCATCGCCGCGGTGGCGATCACGCTGGCGGTGGGCGCGGGCCTCTCGTGGGCGATGGCCGCGATGGCGCTGACGTGGATCGCCGCGCTCGCGCTGTTCGACTGGCCTCGCGCGCGCGCGCTCCGGGTGCCGGGTACCCGCGGCGACGCGACGGTGCGACTGCTGCTGCAGGGCCTGCCGCTCGGCACCGTGTTCCTGCTCGACTCGCTGCACCAGAACCTGCCGCGCTACTTCGTCGAGGCCACGCTCGGCACCGCATCGCTGGGCTTGTTTGCGCCGATGGCCTACATGGTCACGATCGGCAGCGCGTTTGCGTTCGCGATCGCGGCCCCCCAGGCCCCGCGCCTGGCCGAGCTCGCGCGACGCGGTCAGGCCCGCGAGCTGCTCGCCCGCACCCGCCGCATGTCGCTGCGAACCGGCGCGCTGGGCCTGGTCGGGGTCGCGCTGGCGTGGTCGTTGGGCGCGCCGGTGCTTGGCGTGGTGTTCGGCCCCGCTTGGGCGGCCGAGGCCCACACCCTGGTGGTGGTCGCGATCGCCGGCACCCTGCACTTCGCGATGGTGCCAGTGATGCTGGCGCTCACCGCCGCCCGTGCACTCGCGATCCAGCTGACGTGCTACCTCGCGGCGATCGTCGGCTGCGCGCTCGCGTGCGCGGCGTGGCTACCGACCGGAGGCATCGCAGCGGCAGCCAGCGCCAGCGCGATCGGCATGGCGTGCGGCCTCGTGACCGCCACGCTGGCGCTGCGTCGACGTGCGGCTGCGATGGAGGCCACCGCATGA
- a CDS encoding AAA family ATPase, translating into MRHGNDNDRPSSSNVRRLTRLDREDVRAAEPTSPTAPPVASMLSAWWMLLRQRWWLALAVMILVATPIGLYAAFAVPTYTAQGVLQVSATQGGIDPMLELVGGGGAAEVETEVEIIRRREFVLGVFKDLRLQLVDPHQPGKVTTDPHVSLGGRTPTSEKLAAVRQAVRVAEVSAHAFESVELTLSMLDDDHIALDIGPDDARTHHEFALGETFDDAGITLAFDAAPLTAGDAIDLRLVPDGELADKLMPDLVVAAIGDRRQLTNLVSISFSHPDRDIAQAVVDAIMARYVAQSLSWQAEGAAKAAEFIHQRLQEAEQELRADEEQLRSFAEREKAVQLDTQARVTIENAAALEAEQCQAELQETVLGSVISGLKSRDRHGEGAHFTANFFDDPVLGAAITSLTEGETKHAVLRATLTADHPEVRELGAQLELQRKEVGRLLRSAKQNLGARKREIARQLETASASLAAYPDKDLQMARLMRDVEVSQKLYTFLLERHREAEIVEASTTVDKRVVDPASLPHRIATPKRGRLAATGLVSALAAAFAAVWLANAMQRRLHTVEAVKREFPVAVYGSVPELGRGDNETKAEAKRNGGSVRARLDLDNVWSQAHGVAAEAFRALCVSVTLAPGAPGRGRVVQITSSQPGEGKSTVIANLAVALRKSGARVLVVDLDLRKPVQHRQWKQLRAPGYSDLVAAAGGDDAGRKLVHTTTPWEVDVLCAGSKLPDTLSSLMTPLLDGLLAQWAAQYDYVLLDSPPAFVPDTTVVAKHVDLLLMVVRPGVVERASLRQAVAALERVQVNRGLVLNGVTRRHSEDYYGSSYYSYGNVYGEGSDDDRRAVAS; encoded by the coding sequence ATGCGCCACGGAAACGACAACGATCGCCCGAGTTCCTCGAACGTGCGCCGCCTGACGCGGCTCGATCGCGAGGATGTGCGCGCCGCCGAGCCCACCTCACCGACGGCGCCGCCGGTGGCGTCGATGCTCTCGGCGTGGTGGATGCTGCTGCGCCAGCGCTGGTGGCTCGCGCTCGCGGTGATGATCCTGGTCGCGACGCCGATCGGGCTCTACGCCGCATTCGCGGTGCCGACCTACACCGCGCAGGGCGTGCTGCAGGTCTCCGCGACCCAGGGTGGCATCGACCCGATGCTCGAGCTGGTCGGCGGTGGCGGGGCCGCCGAGGTCGAGACCGAGGTCGAGATCATTCGTCGACGCGAGTTCGTGCTCGGTGTCTTCAAGGACCTGCGTCTGCAGCTGGTCGATCCCCACCAGCCCGGCAAGGTCACCACCGATCCCCACGTCAGCCTCGGCGGGCGCACGCCGACCAGCGAGAAGCTCGCGGCCGTGCGGCAGGCGGTGCGGGTCGCCGAGGTCTCGGCCCACGCGTTCGAATCGGTCGAGCTCACCTTGAGCATGCTCGACGACGATCACATCGCGCTCGACATCGGCCCCGATGACGCCCGCACGCACCACGAGTTCGCCCTGGGCGAGACCTTCGACGACGCCGGCATCACGCTGGCCTTCGACGCCGCGCCGCTGACCGCCGGCGACGCGATCGATCTGCGCCTGGTGCCCGACGGCGAGCTCGCCGACAAGCTGATGCCAGACCTCGTGGTCGCCGCGATCGGTGATCGGCGCCAGTTGACCAACCTGGTCTCGATCTCGTTCTCGCACCCCGATCGCGACATCGCGCAGGCAGTGGTCGACGCGATCATGGCCCGCTACGTCGCGCAGAGCCTCAGCTGGCAGGCCGAGGGCGCCGCGAAGGCGGCGGAGTTCATCCATCAGCGGCTGCAGGAGGCCGAGCAAGAGCTGCGTGCCGACGAGGAGCAGCTGCGCAGCTTCGCCGAGCGCGAGAAGGCCGTGCAGCTCGATACCCAGGCTCGGGTCACTATCGAGAACGCCGCCGCCCTCGAGGCCGAGCAATGCCAAGCCGAGCTGCAGGAGACCGTGCTGGGCAGCGTCATCTCGGGCCTCAAGTCCCGTGACCGCCACGGCGAGGGCGCGCATTTTACCGCGAACTTCTTCGACGACCCGGTGCTCGGGGCTGCGATCACCTCGCTGACCGAGGGCGAGACCAAGCACGCAGTGCTCCGCGCGACGCTGACCGCCGACCACCCAGAGGTCCGCGAGCTGGGCGCCCAGCTCGAGCTGCAGCGCAAGGAGGTCGGCCGACTGCTGCGCAGCGCCAAGCAGAACCTCGGCGCGCGCAAGCGGGAGATTGCGCGGCAGCTGGAGACCGCCAGCGCGAGCCTGGCCGCCTACCCCGACAAGGACCTGCAGATGGCCCGACTCATGCGCGACGTCGAGGTCAGCCAGAAGCTCTACACGTTCTTGCTCGAGCGTCACCGCGAGGCCGAGATCGTCGAGGCCTCGACGACCGTCGACAAGCGCGTGGTCGACCCCGCCTCGCTGCCCCATCGCATCGCGACGCCCAAGCGCGGTCGCCTTGCTGCGACCGGGCTGGTGAGCGCGCTGGCGGCCGCATTCGCGGCGGTGTGGCTGGCGAACGCGATGCAGCGACGCCTGCACACCGTCGAGGCGGTCAAGCGCGAGTTCCCGGTCGCGGTGTACGGCAGCGTGCCGGAGCTGGGACGCGGCGACAACGAGACCAAGGCCGAGGCCAAGCGCAACGGCGGCTCGGTGCGGGCGCGACTCGACCTCGACAACGTGTGGTCCCAGGCGCACGGCGTGGCGGCCGAGGCCTTCCGCGCGCTGTGTGTGAGCGTGACGCTGGCCCCGGGCGCGCCGGGCCGCGGCCGCGTGGTGCAGATCACCTCGAGCCAGCCCGGCGAGGGCAAGAGCACCGTCATCGCCAACCTCGCGGTCGCGCTGCGCAAGTCGGGCGCGAGGGTGCTGGTGGTCGACCTCGACCTGCGCAAGCCGGTGCAGCACCGCCAGTGGAAGCAGCTGCGCGCGCCGGGCTACAGCGACCTCGTCGCCGCCGCCGGTGGCGACGACGCCGGTCGCAAGCTCGTGCACACGACGACCCCGTGGGAGGTCGATGTGCTGTGCGCGGGCTCGAAGCTACCCGACACGCTGTCGTCGCTGATGACGCCGCTGCTCGACGGCTTGCTCGCGCAGTGGGCCGCGCAGTACGACTACGTCCTGCTCGACAGCCCGCCGGCGTTCGTGCCCGACACCACCGTGGTCGCGAAGCACGTCGACCTGCTGCTCATGGTCGTACGTCCCGGTGTGGTCGAGCGCGCAAGCCTGCGCCAGGCCGTCGCGGCGCTGGAGCGCGTACAGGTGAACCGCGGCCTCGTGCTCAACGGCGTCACCCGTCGTCACTCCGAGGACTACTACGGCTCCAGCTACTACAGCTACGGGAACGTGTATGGCGAAGGCAGCGACGACGACCGCCGTGCCGTCGCGTCCTGA
- a CDS encoding sugar transferase yields MLGSIYRRFGKRALDAGVAAAALVATAPLLAGVAAVVRVGLGAPVLFRQRRPGRHGKPFTLVKFRSMTDARGPDGRLRSDGERLTGLGRWLRASSLDELPELWNVLVGDMSLVGPRPLLMQYLERYDARQARRHDVRPGLTGLAQVRGRNAIDWQTRFDYDVRYVESLSLRGDLKILAETVRLVLRRDGISAAGEATCAEFTGNTKERAA; encoded by the coding sequence ATGCTCGGTTCGATCTATCGCAGGTTCGGCAAGCGGGCACTCGACGCAGGCGTCGCCGCGGCTGCGCTGGTCGCCACCGCGCCACTGCTCGCGGGCGTGGCCGCCGTGGTCCGCGTGGGCCTGGGCGCACCGGTGCTGTTCCGGCAGCGCCGACCGGGGCGGCACGGCAAGCCCTTCACGCTGGTGAAGTTCCGCAGCATGACCGACGCGCGCGGCCCCGACGGCCGGCTGCGCAGCGACGGCGAGCGGCTGACGGGACTCGGTCGATGGCTGCGCGCCAGCAGCCTCGACGAGCTGCCCGAGCTGTGGAACGTGCTGGTGGGCGACATGAGCCTGGTCGGGCCCCGCCCGCTGCTGATGCAGTACCTCGAGCGCTACGACGCCCGTCAGGCCCGTCGCCACGACGTGCGACCCGGCCTGACCGGGCTCGCGCAGGTACGCGGTCGCAATGCGATCGACTGGCAGACCCGCTTCGACTACGACGTGCGCTACGTCGAGTCGCTGTCGCTGCGCGGCGACCTGAAGATCCTCGCCGAGACCGTGCGCCTGGTGCTGCGTCGCGATGGCATCAGCGCGGCGGGCGAGGCCACCTGCGCCGAGTTCACCGGCAACACGAAGGAGCGCGCAGCGTGA
- a CDS encoding O-antigen ligase family protein: MNGLRVAPTAGALLAGLLVAGRWSFARLANEQSSMTFEPRLWLVALLLALAFAPAAGPLRPLTLRARAAWAGWAAFYVYFTISVAWAPDLTMALDKAAELGLVAAAAMSLVRLSRNSDVDEIADAMWRTLAIVYALFAVMALSNSDADSRLAVLGGGPNVFGRNMAILGLICVDAILRGRARALAIVGVSVAGMLVLLSGSRGAMLAITSGSLLLLWTHRLKPTRIVQAALVLLVAAVIAATFTDVGRAAVEMFRERVVRLTLEEEHDSGRSQIYDDAIALGWRGPIYGDGLAGFPARGYFVYPHNIVLEAWAEGGAIGVLLLLLALRGPAALVLRRPLGAPPLELSAFVALLLGAQFSGDFFDSRAMILLGLLAVLRFERPRR, from the coding sequence ATGAACGGCCTGCGCGTCGCCCCCACCGCCGGGGCCCTGCTCGCGGGCTTGCTGGTCGCTGGTCGCTGGAGCTTCGCGCGCCTCGCCAACGAGCAGAGCAGCATGACCTTCGAGCCGCGGCTGTGGCTGGTGGCGCTGCTGCTCGCGCTGGCATTCGCGCCCGCGGCCGGACCGCTGCGCCCACTCACGCTGCGGGCACGCGCGGCGTGGGCGGGCTGGGCTGCGTTCTACGTCTACTTCACCATCTCGGTGGCGTGGGCGCCCGACCTGACGATGGCGCTCGACAAGGCCGCCGAGCTCGGCCTCGTCGCTGCTGCTGCCATGAGCCTGGTGCGGCTGTCGCGAAACAGCGACGTCGACGAGATCGCCGACGCGATGTGGCGCACGCTGGCCATCGTCTACGCGCTGTTTGCCGTGATGGCGCTGTCGAACTCCGACGCCGACTCGCGCCTGGCGGTGCTGGGTGGCGGCCCGAACGTGTTCGGCCGCAACATGGCGATCCTCGGGCTCATCTGCGTCGACGCGATCCTGCGGGGACGCGCCCGCGCGTTGGCGATCGTGGGCGTGTCGGTGGCCGGCATGCTCGTGCTGCTATCGGGCTCGCGCGGCGCGATGCTGGCGATCACCAGCGGCAGCCTGCTGCTGCTGTGGACCCACCGGCTCAAGCCCACACGCATCGTGCAGGCGGCGCTGGTGCTGCTGGTCGCGGCGGTGATCGCTGCCACCTTCACCGACGTTGGCCGCGCGGCGGTCGAGATGTTCCGCGAGCGGGTCGTACGACTGACGCTCGAGGAGGAGCACGACAGCGGGCGCTCGCAGATCTACGACGACGCGATCGCGCTGGGCTGGCGCGGGCCGATTTATGGCGACGGCCTGGCCGGGTTCCCGGCGCGCGGCTACTTCGTGTATCCCCACAACATCGTGCTCGAGGCCTGGGCCGAGGGCGGTGCGATCGGTGTGCTGCTGCTGCTGCTGGCGCTGCGCGGCCCCGCGGCGCTGGTGCTGCGGCGCCCACTCGGCGCGCCGCCGCTCGAGCTGTCGGCCTTCGTCGCGCTGCTGCTGGGCGCGCAGTTCTCGGGCGACTTCTTCGACTCCCGCGCGATGATCTTGCTGGGCCTGCTGGCGGTGCTCCGATTCGAACGCCCACGCCGCTGA